One Dermacentor silvarum isolate Dsil-2018 chromosome 10, BIME_Dsil_1.4, whole genome shotgun sequence genomic window carries:
- the LOC125940882 gene encoding polyketide biosynthesis protein ThaF-like, which translates to MKAVMAHPVQVLYSFHSRKGKRAFINLKLCQIVTDVICAKGGGGDLTEAQDFIKRWLPGSVDRGGGRKRRFAETLAAEKPDDPSLWGRNHCRPTAALSLPHPSPHVPGHSTVRPSCPAAAAPAPSPAAAPAPAVPAAPAPPPAATPGAEHPY; encoded by the exons atgaaggctgtaatggcgcaccccgtccaagtgctttacagctttcatagcaggaaggggaagagggcattcatcaatttgaagttatgccagatagtcacag atgtcatctgtgcgaaagggggggggggcgacctgacagaagcacaggacttcattaagaggtggttgccagggtctgtggacaggggtggtggcaggaagaggcgtttcgcaGAAACGCTTGCAGCAGAgaagcccgatgatccctccctttggggcaggaatcattgccggcccactgctgccctctccctgccccaccctagCCCTCATGTCCCTGGCCATTCCACCGTccgcccctcctgtccggctgctgctgcccctgctccttcgcctgctgcagcccctgctcctgcagtccctgccgcccctgcccctcctcctgctgctacccctggagctgagcacccttactga